In Zingiber officinale cultivar Zhangliang chromosome 9B, Zo_v1.1, whole genome shotgun sequence, the genomic window tctctatagttaaacctaaggttactgtaagaagtttaaatatttaatttctttgaaaggctttgtctaggaagtggtggatgatcacatatccaagaaggtcgagtgtctcgccatgtttaacctggaagtcaatctttgaaatagatatttaatcaacttctgtaatatgatttaacttctgaagaacacatgggttgaacttggagtaaaaatgttaagttccgttttcaatccaagtttaacttctaaagaacaacttggattaaaaatgttaagtttcgtttgcaatccaagtttaacttctgtagagcacatgggttgctaggaaatgttctattcttgtacaaatttttgaacaagggaaacagaatggaattccaaaTAACACCCAACAATGAAAACTACATTAATGGATTAACATAAGGTCTAATCGATTCATAGCCTTACTGTGCCTTGCAAAAACCTCTCGATCGATtaagtaatcctaattgattaGAACGGGGCCCAATTGATTAAGCAGTCTATCTAATTGATTGACCTTCGGCTAATTGATTGCCCCACCCTAAACTTTGATCTGGAGTTTAATGTTCTTTTGCCCAACTCTAAAGTCATTCGTGACTCGTTGGGACTTCTTGTTACCTAGCATTCAGCCACCCTTGACCTATCaaggcttcttcaccaagtgttcagtcaacctttgattcacttggactttttATCTCGTGCCAACTCccattggacttccaatcaccgaGTGTCTGATCAACATTTTACCCACTTTGACTTTTCCCTTACCTAGTCTTGCTAGGACTTCCACTATCTAGTGCCTAACTAGGTATTCACTATCTAACcccgctaggacttccattgtctagttcccaactaggtcttcactaCCTAGCTCCGCTAGaacttccattgtctggcttcactcactatgtcTTCACTGCCTAGCCTCGCTAGGacttccactgcctagcttcactcattaggtcttcaCTGTCTAACCCCGTTAGGACTTTCACTACCTAATACATTCATTAGGGTTTTTTCATTGTCTAACCTATAGTTAGAACTTCTCATTGCCTAACTTTCAGTTCAAACTTTCTAGACAAGTATTCGATCCTCCCTTTACGACTTTActtacatattgtcaaatattgaaactcaaaCTCGATCCAACTCAATCTTAATCAAACTGAATAATTTTGACCAGAAAATAATTATACCAATACATTAAAACTCAAAACTTGaatttgatcaatcaagttaaccTTAATATGAAGTCGATTATAGTAGCAATATTTGCTTACACGTCGTAGACCATAATTGCTATAATAATATTAGAATaaggatatttttttaataaaaaaatataacagaGTACTATTTTAATAAAAGCTTTCTTTTTGTCATTATTATCAAAATAGCCATAAatccattttaattttattttaaaaaatactcttagggggcgtttggttctttcctaggaataggaatcggaatgagaatcattgtattgtggaatgagaatgggtatgggcatggatatcactcttaaaagtaatgtttggttagttgcatattttctatcggaataaatcaaaattttcttttttaccattaaaggaaaataagagaaaaaattagatgtgagagaaaatatgatgaaagagaatgatgagcgagaaagtatgatgagagagaaagtgtgatgagaaagaatgaagagagagaaagtgtgatgaaagaaaatgagaaaagagagtgtgatagaagagagcatgatgagagaagatgagagagaaaatatgatgtgagagaaagtatgatgggagaggatgaagagagagaaaatataatgataaaaatgaggagagagagtgtgatgagagagattgaggagagagaaagtatgatgagaaagaaaatgtgatgagaaaaaaagagaacagcgagtgtgatggaagagattgaggagagagaatgtatgataagagagaaagtgtgatgagaaaaaaaaagagaacaatgagtgtgatgagagagattaaggagagagaaagtatgatgagagaaaaaatatgatgagagagaaagtgtgatgagaaaaaagaggacaGTGAGTCTGATGGGAGAGatcgaggagagagaaagtatgatgagagagaaagtttgttgagaaaaaaaaagagggaatgtgacaagagagattgaggtgagagaaagtgtgatgagagcgaaagtgtgatgagaaaaaaagaaaaaagagagtgtgatggaagagattgaggatagagaaagtatgatgagaaagaaagtatgatgagaaaaaaagaagaaagagagtgcaatggaagagattgaggagagagaaagtatgatgagagagaaagtgtaataagaaaaaaaagaaagagagtgtgataggagagattaaggagagagcaagtatgtgataaaatgatgagagagaaaatatgatgagagagaacaaggagagagaagttatatgaaataaaaaataaataaatatattttgatatttgatattaagagagaaaattttagttttaagtcaagggtattttaggaataagggaatattttgattgatgaaaatagggtaatgactcattgaaggagaGGTAtatgagaatgagttattacccaatttcaaggattcattgtcttatttgtattcctatttctataatccaaacattaacaatgataaTCAATGATTCTTATTCCCATTCTCCACTCTTATtcctctaaaccaaacgcccccttaatctTTTATCATAGCTGAAGCGGTTATAATTTTATAGCCACTCAAATATAATgttaatcaatattaatattaattagatATGAAGGGTTCATAGTATAATAATTATAACATAGTAttcttattaattattaattaaagttgGAATATAGTTAtgaatctatttttgaaaataaaaatgagCTAAGATGAGACTATCGGTGAAAAAGAGAATCACTTTTGACATTTTAATAAAAagaggtatttttttatttatttttgcctaatattttttaaaaagttaattaaaaaaaaattgttttaatatGGAGGATGCAAATGGATGTATAACGCATTGGTATGACGTATACATACCATAACATACGATGACTGAGAAGTGGAATTCTTATTGATACTGGACtggaagaaaataaatttatggatggaattaaatatataatatttattgaAAAAATTATTCAATTATTAGAgaacaatcaatatatttttaatgttgaatcagcatcaattaaaaaaaataaaatattagatcAAACTTTCTGATGTTCAGATAATAGCTATGAATAATTATCTCTTGGAAAAGGGTAGAAGAAGAGGATCGATAATGGGACATATAATGCATTAGAGGTAAAGGGGAGATTATGATCcttttcaattagtttaattaaataaCCAATTATTTGATTTGTTGTGGAAATAGAATAAAATCTGATTTGTTAATCAATTATTTTGTGAAACTgtcaatattaataattattaaattcaaGGCACAATTCGACATCTTATTAGATAATTCGAAAACCATCAAAGCTTTGTGCTTAGGTTTTTTCCTCCTCCTCCATCTTCCTGCACGACAAACACACATCGAAATGAAAGGAAAAACACTACCCGCATAAGAAATTTTAGATGTCAACTTATTCGCAAATTAATTAACTAAGAATTGATGATTAATTTATCCATCGATCAAGATCAACATCTCGGGAGATCTGACGGCGGAGGAGGCAACTTTTGGCTCGGAAGGCTCCCATCGAGTACCAACCAAACCATCTTCAAACCCCAAGTCAAATGGGTCTCTATGTGACAATGCATGAGCCACATTCCTGAAATTGTAATCGATTGTTTAAGAACATAATATTTTGTTCGGTTGTTTAACCAAAAAATAGAATCAATACTAAATCTATAGCAACAACTTTAGACTTGTTTACAAATTGCGCAAAAAAGGAGTGAGCTAATGATCGAGGGTTAAAATGGTAAGCGTATGCGGAGTTTAGGATGTAAAATGAAAATTTCTTGAGAATTCTGATAGATTTAGCAGATAGTTCCCTTGATTTTCAGTAATTTCGAATTCGTACCTGGGTTGTCGGCTAAAAATCGAATGGCCACCCAACCGCCGGCCGGCACGCCGACGGTGTTCCTCTCAACCGGATCCACCAAGTTGAAGCCAACCGGATGGTTGTCCTGGTCGAAGTTTCCGGAGCCCTGCCCGACAACGAAGAAGTTGATTCCATGGAGGTGCAGCGGATGGCTCTCCGCCCCGAGAATGTTCGTGTCCTGAATCACCACCTCCACGCTGGTGTTGAACGGCAGCACCGCCAGCCTCGTCCCGATTTTTACGGCCGTGTTGTCGTTCGGCGGCGCCTCGGTGTAGTCGAACGGCGCCGCCGGTAACTCGGGGAAGTCCTCCGTGTAGACCCCCCTCGACCGCTTGAAGTAGTGCGCCTGAAGCAGGGCAGTCGCCGGCGTCACGAACGAGATGTTGTTGATCGCCGCCGCGAACATGGTGTCGTTGGTGGGCCCCTGGCACGTGGCGTTCGCAGGGCAGGGGAGGGTCCCCAGCCCCACCGTGAAGAAGAATCGCCTGACGGCGTCGCCGCGGGGGACCTTCGCCGGGAACAGGGGAGTCGCCAGGCTGCGCAGCTTCCTGGCGAACTTCGCGGCGAAGGAGGTGTCTTTGAACGCCGGCAGCGTCGGCGCCCGGAGGGGGAGGGCCTTGTGGGAGGCGGCGGTTTGGTACTCGTACACGAGCTCGCCGGCGACGGTGGTGTTGTCGTATGTGCCTCGGCGGGCGGTGGAGTAAGGCCTGGCCTCCATGAGGAAGGCGGCGTTGGGATAGCTCGGCTTGGTGCGGAGTAGGAGGTTGCTCGTTTGGCCGGGCGTGATGATGATGACGTCGGCGTCGAAGGGCTTGACATAGACGCCGTCGACATCGACGACGGTGATTTTGTGGTCGGCGACGCTGAAGAAGAGCTCGTCGTTGAGTGCGGCGTTGATGAGGCGGAGCATGTACGTCTTCCCTGCCTTCACCTTCAACTTGAACGTATCTAAACATTTTTGGGGTTTAAAGATTATCGAGTTCAAAGGTTAAGCGATAAATTCACACATGGTGATAACTGATAACCATCACGCCCTCTCCAGGACTGCGGGTTTTATTTAGCACAGTCAACCTTTACTTGGAAGGTCAGTACTACGGTGATCTTTTTCAGACCAACACGAAGGAATGAtgaattatttctttttgtatttttgcGTTTTCCGTCCGAGTAACCTGAGCATAGGGAATGTGCCACATCTTTATCATTCTTTCGGACTCAGTAAAACCTCAAAGAGACCTCAGTTCAACTCAAAACCTTAGTTCAACCATCATGGACGAACGATACTATGTTAGAGTTTGACGATCAACATAATCGACATAATCCAAAAACATTAATTTAGGCGATTATACTAGAATTTTACTCTCCTTGGCATTGATAATTAAGGTCTTAATTGGTACCTTGATCTGAGCAATTGTACAGGGGACCAGGTAGGCCATTAATAGTATAGGCATCCGAAACATTAGGCCCTCCTCCACTTTGAAGAGCTTGGCTAATGACGGCCTCTGTGTCAGCCTTCCACCACTCCCCTAAATATTAAAGAGCCCTAACTTATAAATTTCTCCGAACAAATTATTATTAACGTGAGCTCAAACATTTTAGATCAATAGTTATAACGATTAGCATGCGTACCCAAGATGATAGGGACTTCCTTATAGGGTTCGGGGAAAGGATAGGGCACCCCAATCTTTGGGAGAATGATAAGAGGGCCATAGAGGGTAGCCCTAAGCCACGAGATATGGGCGTGCCAAAAGAAGGTGCCTCTTTGTCCTATAATAGTGAAGTCGTACACATAGCTTTGCCCGGTTTGGATCGGGCACTGAGTCACATAGGCTGGTCCGTCGGCCCACCCACTCCTTAGTTGTCGAATACCATGCCTGAGACATATCAAAAAATTAATGGATCGACTAACTCATTGTCTCAAGAACAATTGGTGTCCATACCAGTGAAGGGTGATGTTGTACGCGACATGGTTGGTGACTTTGACAACAACTCGATCGCCTTCCCTCACGATGAGCTCTGGCCCCGGGAATTGCTTGTTCACTGTCACAATGCTCTTGGTTCTACAGAGCCGAGTCACTTTGGCCATTTGCACCTGCAATGGAACACATACATAGATATAATGCATGACCAATGCACATATTAAACGACCCAAGGTGGAATAGACATGTACATTGAACTCGAAGTGCCTGATTTGCTCGGCTACTATGGCACTTGGAACAGCGATAATCATTAAGTAGGAGACCATTATTAGGAAGGAAAGAGAGAGCGGAAGAAGAGAGGATGCCATGGATGAGACCTCGGGGTGTGCTGTGGAGTTAAAAGAGTTGATAGATCcacactatataaataaaatGAAGACTTTTGTTAGGTGGATATGAGGTCCACCAAGTTTTTAAGTGTAGGCAAATTAAAGTAGCTACTCGAAGCAAAAGATTAGTTTCTATATATAGAAGACTCTAAGATCGTCAAACAGTTGTCGCGCTAACAACTCGTATAATCTTTAGCATTATTCTTAGGAACCTGGTTGAGTCATTATCTCTAGACTTGTTACAACTAAACTAAATTGTAGGTGGATTGAGGGGTTGGTGGTGGAGCAAGAGCTACGGAGGTTAGAACCAACTTTAGTCATCTTCGATCTCGATTAGAGTGCAAATTACAAGGATGGTAGGTTTGAAGTTTGGCTATGAAAATCATGCGGTAGCTAAAAACAGGAGTCATACAATTGCCAACCATTTCGATTAGACATAGTTTTCTATTACAGTTGGCAATTATGCGGCCAATTCTCGTAACTACTGAAAGGGCTACGATaactaaatataattttataaatttctaagtCACTTTGAAAGTTTACCTAATAGGGAAGATGgcattttattttactttaagaCCTTAGTATTCAATTGTAATAAAAGATGATTACATTTATTTTAGACATCTCTTACAATTCATCAAGGATTATATAAAGATAGATAAATTATGAAATCAACTTATAACTCATCACCAAATAACAAGGGGTTAAAACCTTAGCATCCAAGTAGTGAGGACGATCAATAATATGAATTTTATTTACCAACTTATATCGTACCTCTTCGATGAGTAATAGACCTCAAAATTAGGTATATATCAATGTCTAGACATACCATTGAAGGTCCATTAATGACAATAACGTGACGAAACCTAATTTTGAGGGAGGGCGTTTCAACCCATTTAAAACATTTACAATAATTTAAAACTCTATTCTCTAATTTAATTAGAGAATAGTACTATTCTCTTATGTTTCGCATATCTTTCCGAGGATAGGGACAACAACTAAAATCTCGGGTAGCCTTAACCAAATATCCTTaatctattttattttcctttgtgGCCCACAGCTATATCTTCCTACTGAGGCCATCGAGACTATGACACAATAGAAAGATATCTAGTTGTTATTCACATAtccatgatttaatttttaattacgatgtatttataaatatttttcttttaaatgagACTCACAATAAAAAATATTGGATTTTTGGACTATTCACAGTGAATACTTTTCAATTTATTCTGACGatcgatagaaaatttttataaacctAATTGGCCATTTAAACTCAATATTATCTGACCTAATTAATTATACTCTGCTGCTGAGATCGCCTCGTGTGGCATCCGCTACGTTTTGTAACTGTGATCCAATCGTGTGGGTATAGATATAGTTAGGGATGTCAAAAGTGATGAATCAGGTCGGTTATGGCTTGGGTCCGATCGACCCATTTTCTTAATGTGTTGGGCCAGGCATGACTCATGAACTTTCAACTCTCCACAAGTCAAATGCTACTAAGTCAAGTTGACgagtgttacgattccgcaagtgcacggattcgtcgtcagtaatataaaagattgtcgaacccacaaggactggttataagcactagtgatgacacacttaggattagctacactattgATGGTTGTAggtaatctaagaaaagagattagaaagcAGGGAACGAGAACTAACAACGAGaagaaatcaacctggttaatgaagagtcctaggagttcagtttcattgtggtggtattgatgtgtctcatactatcctatactTATTGTCTATCGGCATGCATTTGccagaagctaaagcaactatctttGAGCACCAGACAAAGACTATCTCTATGAAAtcttgttacggttaacccctgccactagggcgcctcggtagatcacaaggacacgactcttactgatgttatcaaggatagaattaagaagcttagtttggtctcttacttccttgtgaaggagtcgcctctcctttcaatgaagtaccctagatgtccgtgaacaagttacccctgtcactagagcccctcgggtgtacgtgttagagtgtatactaaaagcctagcttttgtaaacatttatttttgaaataaaagaatcatattggccaaatatctacatttatttgttattgtagttgttcaattaatttatattgtagatagcatggtgtgtggtgtcacacacagaagatcatgttatcagttctttataaattataaacagttgctcatgactaagatggaaaggaacaaaccgttggaatagtcatagtgtaattaagtattagtttatcttgactaataaattacactagtacactctgagtgtattgaataAGACCATTTAagctaagttctttttatactgacttaataaaagaacaagaccttagttattatggaagtgtgtgctcttaatcctaatataataataagcacatatatttagtatttatttctttaacttatcaaagggtgagatttagctcgataaatcaataagcccgataagttgggaaatgatattacttatagtgtgtgttgttgattatagaaggaaactatgtcatagtaatctaggttgagaatgcccccaagaggagctcataaggattatcatgttaaaccctgcaggtggacttagtccgacatgacaatgaggttgagtgatactacttttagactaagacattaattaaagtgagttgtcagtaactcaattaaattaatggacattcgatatcttaaacacagggagactaacacactcatgataagaaggagcccataatgtaatttgggattggtgtgatagtgcaataataactctctagtggaatgagttattattgatgaacttgagttgtgtgttcgaggcgaacacgggatactcaagctcatcggaaggccaaaactaatttctcctctaggtccctgtcgtagcctcattaatgcctcatatccacccatgaaaagcccatcttggtgtccaagaaggggccgacccatggcttggtgaccaagccaaaggggccggccataatctccttaaggtggccggccacaagaaaTTTAAAGGGGCTGACCACataattcaaactaggaggggtgttttgaatttttaaaatcttctctttgtagatatctataagttttaaaagagagattttaaaattataaaactttccttatttgaattaggccacatgttttaaaaggaagtttaaaagttttaaaactttcatcttttaaccatcctcatggttttagaaaaaaaagaagggagttttaaatttgaaactttctatttttgtaaccatgttaaaaaagaaaattttagaagagaagttttaaatttaaaacttggatttaatttttaaaactttccttttttaacatcaacattaggaaattaaaagagagcttgtaaaattttataagagctttccttctttgcttataaaatttttacaaagttttttCCCCCTCTTTTAAGGGGCtggccaccccttgcttggtgcccaagcaaggggccgactaatcaattaatcaatcaataattgattgaatcaatcaagaggaggaaaaaggaaaaataaaaggggaaaaggaaaaacaagaggaagattttaatttttgtaaaaaatctttccttatttgccttgggcaagtaatataaaagaaggggaggagaggcctcatgatacatcaattcttattctcttgttggagctctctattgtggccgcccctctctcccttccctttccccttgctctctttggttccttggtggtggtggtggccgaatactagaaggaggaggagctttagggtgatgttcatcttggaggatcgtcgcccacacgacatccaagaggaggcaagaaatacggtagaagatctcgaggttattagcatacaaagaagaggtataactagtaattattttccgcatcatactagttctttttgttagaattccaaacacaagaggcatatgattctagagtttcggatttgtttcgaagttgtgctttttttgtttttcaaatttgtgattcgattgttatttttggttaaacctaatgttattttaggaaattaaatatttaattttgttaagaggttttgtcgagacagtggtggatgctcccatacccaagaaggccatgtgtctcgccatgtttgtcctgggaaccaattttcgaaatagatatttaattgaatttgtaatataggttgatttggattaatagtgttaagttctgtttgcgatccaaatctaaaccattaataatagataagttaaatttggaatcaataattttaagttccgtttgcgattcctaatttaatttctaaagaacacaataggttgtttaggaaaggtttggcacttgtacaaaatttttgtacagtggaatcggtacgatcttcctaggaccaaccaacaattggtatcagagctagggtttgcctctatgtgtttggttttcaaatagattatgcacatgtcataatctaggcaggataatagtaggatgtgctaactttgtggttgcaggctccaactattatggcatatagatattgtgtgtgattggacccttggacatgttaaggacattttattgtgttgcatgattataatattaaatacagcaggagctatattagttattaggattgtACATTTTTtgtttcaatctagattacatgtacattcctttatggaatataggatcgatatatgtaaaattctatttttgtcgtagatcgtatccttgtgaggcgtggtgctattgaaggaccagaggcgcagcggaaaaggaagctcgatggaacCGACGACATGATCCCTAGGGATGGCAGCAcgtgaaggacagtgatggaagaagccataatagttggaaaattaattttcatatttattgcttttatttactgtgatgtgtgtttgcatgtgatgtatgctagcataggttaaaattcctcaccttaaataactaagtgggagaggaatttttaaataaattccacggtctccattactggtttgtaagtgatgcaaataaacttgcgcgttggctctgagtgccttcctccatatcggatgagtttatttgcggatcactagatcaaacttccattttggataactataggaaattaatcaagagcgtgtgatcttccccatcagaagggacacaatcttatcaATAGACTAggtgttaagtaatggtatacgcttaggcacgtctaatagtatcatccctatcggagtcactgctattatttatatgaccaaaggaaaaccaactattaattttatttttcataaaattaggttgacaagaataaaattaatgggtaaaacctcctcttacaaatgtttgattttgtatatgtccacactatcgtgacatgcaaaattcacggttatttgaggtgttggttaatttaaatagtattgattgaggaatcaatattattctaaatttagagtattaactaaagtttattttgtgattcttaggatgtctttcaacccattggcTATTATActtaaagagaacaaacttactggtccaaactatatagattggaaaagaaacctggacattgttcttactgctgagggctataagtttgtactgtcaaagGTTTTCCCTAATGCgcctaatggtgaatctacccaagaggagattgagtatcataggaaatgggtaaaagcagatgagatgacacggtgttacattttggcttcaatgtcaaatgtgctacaacatcaacatcaagatttaccaactgcttatgatattatgaacaatctcaaggaactctttggacaccagagtcgggatgctaggcaagaggtaatgagaaaattaatgatggccaccatgttagaggggacacccgtaagggatcatatcctcaagatgatggcttacttaaacgagatACAAGtacttggagctgaaatcgatggggaaactcaggtcgatatcattctccaaatgctacccagaagttttgagcattttggcctgaaatataatatgaataaaaggatttattcattggcggaactgctgacagaacttcaggcagcagaagggttatttcgtcagaATTCTCAGatttactatgctgaaaatgattatactt contains:
- the LOC122025354 gene encoding laccase-4-like isoform X2, with amino-acid sequence MASSLLPLSLSFLIMVSYLMIIAVPSAIVAEQIRHFEFNVQMAKVTRLCRTKSIVTVNKQFPGPELIVREGDRVVVKVTNHVAYNITLHWHGIRQLRSGWADGPAYVTQCPIQTGQSYVYDFTIIGQRGTFFWHAHISWLRATLYGPLIILPKIGVPYPFPEPYKEVPIILGEWWKADTEAVISQALQSGGGPNVSDAYTINGLPGPLYNCSDQDTFKLKVKAGKTYMLRLINAALNDELFFSVADHKITVVDVDGVYVKPFDADVIIITPGQTSNLLLRTKPSYPNAAFLMEARPYSTARRGTYDNTTVAGELVYEYQTAASHKALPLRAPTLPAFKDTSFAAKFARKLRSLATPLFPAKVPRGDAVRRFFFTVGLGTLPCPANATCQGPTNDTMFAAAINNISFVTPATALLQAHYFKRSRGVYTEDFPELPAAPFDYTEAPPNDNTAVKIGTRLAVLPFNTSVEVVIQDTNILGAESHPLHLHGINFFVVGQGSGNFDQDNHPVGFNLVDPVERNTVGVPAGGWVAIRFLADNPGVWLMHCHIETHLTWGLKMGWLVLDGCLPSQKLPPPPSDLPRC
- the LOC122025354 gene encoding laccase-4-like isoform X1, whose translation is MASSLLPLSLSFLIMVSYLMIIAVPSAIVAEQIRHFEFNVQMAKVTRLCRTKSIVTVNKQFPGPELIVREGDRVVVKVTNHVAYNITLHWHGIRQLRSGWADGPAYVTQCPIQTGQSYVYDFTIIGQRGTFFWHAHISWLRATLYGPLIILPKIGVPYPFPEPYKEVPIILGEWWKADTEAVISQALQSGGGPNVSDAYTINGLPGPLYNCSDQDTFKLKVKAGKTYMLRLINAALNDELFFSVADHKITVVDVDGVYVKPFDADVIIITPGQTSNLLLRTKPSYPNAAFLMEARPYSTARRGTYDNTTVAGELVYEYQTAASHKALPLRAPTLPAFKDTSFAAKFARKLRSLATPLFPAKVPRGDAVRRFFFTVGLGTLPCPANATCQGPTNDTMFAAAINNISFVTPATALLQAHYFKRSRGVYTEDFPELPAAPFDYTEAPPNDNTAVKIGTRLAVLPFNTSVEVVIQDTNILGAESHPLHLHGINFFVVGQGSGNFDQDNHPVGFNLVDPVERNTVGVPAGGWVAIRFLADNPGMWLMHCHIETHLTWGLKMVWLVLDGSLPSQKLPPPPSDLPRC